AAGCTGCGTTGCTCGATTCCGCCGTTCAACGGCGGCACCGGAAAGACCAAGGGTGACGTGACCAGGTCCCGCGAAGAGCTCCTGAAACCCTTCGGTTACAAGCGTCCGTCTAACAAGTAATAAGAATTTGTAAGTGTTATCTTATACAAAACCCCTGGGCCAAGGCTCAGGGGTATTTTGTAATAAGGGCGTGTAATTTATATGAATTTTTTTGAAATAGTTTGCTTGTAAATGAAATTTTTCGTTCGAGGGCTGACTGGAGGCTCCGGTCGGGGGTGTCGTACGTCACGCAAAAATGTCGTTTTTAACTCAGAATACGCAAATTTTTACGTAAAATAACAACTTATTAACATTTTATGCGATATTACTATTGTAATAATTAAAAAAGTTTTGTATCTTTATGGTGGTGAAATATAGGGGTGTATTGTATACACTGAACTTTTTAGGAGTTTATTATGTGGTTTGGAAAAAGCATAATGAAAAAACTCGGCCTTGCTCTTGCATTGGCAGTTCCCGCTTTTGCTGCGGATCTTGAACCGTTCCATTTTGCCAATGGAGGTAGTACTCATGAATCCCAGCAGGATTATTGGGAAGAAATGATGAAGTATAAGGTCTTCGGTGAAAAGGGGATCTCTTTCATTGGTGGAAATATTCGTGTTACGGATACTGTAGGTTGGTTTGGTACGGCCAAAGGTAATTTTGATATGTCTGGCAACAATGTTCACATTGTTGGCGGTCCCATCATGATTGGTGGTAACATTATCTTGGGCGATGGTGATGATGCCTTTTCAACCGGTCCGGTGCGTGTTACGGAATCAATTGTTAAACAGGGTAATTTTGGCGGTACAAACGTTCTTAAGGGAACTCAGTGTATTCAGGGGACTATACCCGCGCTTTATGAAAAAGCGGTTGTTGGTAATCTATACACAGATGATACTGATGTTACAGGTAAAACTGGTGGTAAATCGGGATCTTATGGAGATTGTCCGGTCAAAGAAGTTCCGCAGTTTCATCAGGACTTGACTATTCCGGAATTCCAGTATCCTAGCAGTTATACATTGCATGACGCAATTTCGATGAATAACTCCGTTGGTGTTATTGATGTTCCTAAAGGCTCTGGTCAATATGACTACTATATCAAAGGCCTCTCGTTTAGTAATGTTAGTGTCTTGGTTGTTAGAATGCCTAAAGGCGGACGTTTAACGCGAGTTTTGGTCCAGAACAACATTGAATTTGGTACGGCTCACCCCAAAGTTCGTATCGTTTATATGGATGAGGATGTCGCATGGGTGGGTAATGACCAAACAGGACATTGGGACGCTGCTTATGGTTATGACGGGGAGCAAAATGTAGATGTTACATATAATGGTCAAACGCAAACGGTAACTTCTTCTAAATGGCATGTAGATCATTCAACAACGCTTGAAAATAAAGATTATGGTGGTGAATTGCTGATTTATACACCGGGAAAAATCCATTGGGGTGCGTTAACTCCGGTGGACTCCATGCAGGGCTCTTTTATTGCTGGGGATAGCATTATTATTGAACAACAGATGACCTTGGCTGGTCAGCTCCTTGCAAAATTTGTTCAGATTAACGCTAACTTTGACGGTTCCGGTTTCCGCTTTGTTCCGTATGACAATCCTAAGGTGAAGTTGCCCAAGGCTGCGGATGATAGCGAATATTTGATTGAAGGTATTCCGAATGTCGTAAAAATCCAGTTGGACAAGCCTTCTAAGTTGAAGATTGACTTTAACTATTGCTTCCAGTTTGAAGGCTCTAAAACCGATTTAACCTCTGGTTTAGCTTCCCGTGATGATATCCAGAATTCGGATATTCCGTTATACAATGCAAGTACGGGAAAGTGCGCTACAAGCAAACCGGGTAGTTTTGAAATCGGTGAAACGTCAATGAGTACTCCGATAACATTGACTGCAACTAAGGATGAATACACTCCTGAGGGTAAAGGTCTTGACCGATTGGAAACATTCAAAATTTGGATCACGGGCCTGACGGGTGCAACGCTTGAAGATGGTTCTCATGATGGTTTCATTGTGTTGACGATTAAGGACGTTGGTGGTCCTCAATTTAATGATGATGTAAAGAAATACAATGTCAAAGAAAATACAGGGAAGAATATTGTCTTTGATAGCATTCCTATCAAGAATGTGAAAGTTGATGTTGCTGACGGAGACAAGTTTGATCTTGTTATTGATGGTGACGATGCAACTGCAGCTCAAACCTTGTTTAATTTTGAATTGGTAAAGGAAGCTCGCAATGATCCGGACGTTTATGATACGGCTTACATTAAGATGTCGGTTAAAAGCGCGCTTGACTATGAAGCTTTGACTAAGAATTCAAAGAATTCATTCAAGGTGACATTCCGTTTGAAGAATGACGCTACTGTTACTGATTCTACGACTCGTACAATCAATGTTCTTGATGTGAACGAAGTGCCGACAATTGATAGAATTTATGATCCTAAGTTGGCTCTCACGGCGGGTGCGTTTGATACTCTCAAAATTAAGGAAAAATCAAAGTTAGGCGATACTGTTGGTTTTGTTAATGCCGTGGATCCTGATGTTTATAATGCGGTGTCTTTCGGTCATTTGGCTTTCTCTATCGTTGAAACGGGTATCCCGTTCACGATGAATGATTCTGTGATTGTTGTCAATGACGCTTCTAAGATGAATTATGAAACTAAGGATAGCGTCTACACGTTTACCGTAAAAGTTGACAACTGTGAAATGGCAACAAATGGTTCGTGGACAAAGAATTGCTTGACGACAAGCCATAAGGTGACCGTAAAGATTGTGAACGTTCCCGAAGATCCTGTTCTAGAGTGCTTTACTGATGATCTTGATTGCGCTGGCCCGTACACTGCAATTGAAAATTCCAAGATTGATTCTGTAATCCATGCATTCCATGTGGCAGATCCTGATATTGGTCAGCTTGCCACGCTTAAGGCATCTATTGCTGATACAAAGACGGGTGGTAAGGCTGCAGATTATTTCAAGGCTGTTATTTCACACGATACTTTGAACATTAAGGTTAAGAGTAATATTGACTATGAAAAAGTTGAATCTGAATATGTCGTCAAGATTACTGTTACTGATGCCGATTCAAAATCTGTTTCGATTACTCGTACCATTAGTATTAAGGATGTGAATGAAAAGCCGACTGTAGACAGTCTTGATCGTAAGAATGACGGTTATACGGGTACGGCAGCAAGGGATAAGTTTACCTTGTATCCGAAGGAAAACCTGAAGGTAAATGATCCTGTCGGTATCGTTCGCACGACTGATCCGGATGTTTTGAATGCTGATTTCAGACATTCGACATTCTCTATTGTTGAAGATGCATCTAACCCGGTTCCGTTTACGATGAAGGGAACACAGGATTCTACCATTTATGTGAATGATGCATCGAAGATGAATCATGAAGATAATGTTGTTTACAAGTTCACGGTAAAGGTCCAAAACTGCGAAAAGGCTTCTGATAACTCGTGGACCAAGAACTGCTTGGAAACAACGCAGTTGGTTACGGTAAGAATCCAGAACGTGCCGGAAGGACCTACCATTGAATGTAAGGATACCGATACTCCTGAAGAATGTAATGGCCCGTACTATGTCAAGGAAAACTCTGCCGCGACAACCGTCGTTCACGAATTTATCGTGAAGGATCCGGATCTGGGTCAGATTGCTACTATGACGCCGTCTCTTAAGGACAATACGACTGGTGGCAAGGCTGCCGACTTCTTCGATGCTATCATGAAGGATGATACCTTGAAGATTGTTGTCAAGAGCAATATTGACTATGAAAAGGATCCGAAGACATTCAACGTAAAGGTTACGGTTACGGATGCCGATGGTAAGACCGATTACATTGACCGCGAAATTTACATTGTCGACGTGAACGAAAAGCCGGCGGTTGCAGATACAACTCTTACCATTAAAGAAAATCTTGCCAATGGCAAGGTTGCCGGTACTGTTTCCGCTTCTGACCTCGATAAGATCAATATCAAGGCTTTTGCCCATCTCGAATACGAAATTCTTCCGATTCCGGGTGAAACTATTCCGTTCAAGATGGATTCTAACAAAATTGTGGTGACGGATGCAAGTGCCCTTAACTACGAAGCCCTGAAACCGGATACGACCTTTACCTTTAAAGTTCGTGTCACAAACTGCCCGATTGATTCTTCGACGTGGAATGCCGAAAAACCCTCGTATCCGAGAACGGATGATTGCTTGTTTGATGAAGCTAGCGTATTGCTTTCTGTGACCGATGTTCCCGAAACGACAATCATTATTCCTGATTGTAAGGGTGATAGTTGCACGGAATGCACTGGCCCGGATTGCCACGACATTGTGGATTCGCTCTGCAAGGGCCCGAATTGCACCGGTGTCCATACCCATGACTCTGTCTTGACTCTTGCGGTAGAGGAAAATGTTCCGACCGGTTACAAGATTATCGACTACTTAGTTGCTGACGAAGACGTCGGAACTGGCCATAAGGATTCTCTGTACGCATACTTCAAGAATACGAATGCCTCTGGCGCTGACAGCCTGTTCAAGATTTATATGCAGAAGGTCGGTGGCAAGTGGAGAGTCGTGGTTGCCGTAAAGGATGGCAGCAAGCTTGACTACGAAACTGTCAGCGACATTCACAAGCTCACGATTTACGTTAGCGATCCTGAAGATCCTGCCGGTATGGGTGACTCTATCCGTCGCATTATCGAAGTTGTCGACGTGAACGAAGCTCCGAGCGCAAAGGATGCCGACCTGAAACCCGAAGAAAATCTGCCGAAGGGTACTGTCGTTGGTAAGCTTGATGTTACTGAACCGGATATTAAGCATGTCAAGGAATTTGGCCACTTGGAATACTCCATTATCGGTAAGGACAGCACCTATGCCTTCGTGATGGACTCCAACAAGGTTGTGGTGAATGATCCGACCAAGATGGATTACGAACTTGCCGTGCATAAGTACGTGTTCAATGTCTTGATTTCGAACTGCGAACTGAACGCATCTTCTGGCAAGTATGATGGTGCATGCCTCTATGACACTGCTAAGGTGACTGTCGACATCCAGGATGTCAACGAAAAGCCGACGATCATTGTCGATGGTCCTGTTCCGGATGGTGACGACGATTCCGATACGCTTTGCGTTGCCGTCTGCGATACTACAGACCGTGGCGTCAAGAGCAAGGATTCTATCCTTACCATTGGTATCAGGGAAAATCCGGATAATCCGAATGGTACTAAGAAGATCGTTACTCCGACGGGTATGATCTTGTTCCAGTATCATGTTGCTGACGAAGATACCAACCATGCTACTGGTGCTAAGGTAACTTGGTTCGATGCTGGTACGACAATTCCGGGCGTGAGCACGAAGGGCTCCGACCTCTTTACGATTGCTTACGATTCTGTAAAGCATGTGATTACGGTGCGCGTCAAGGACGAAAAGCTGCTTGACTACGAAACACTTAGAAATGCAACTTCTCGTGATGATCCGGATCCGGAATACACGATGGGCATTGTCGTGACAGACCCGAAGGGCTTGGCCGATACTCTCTATCGTAAGATTCGCGTGACGGATGAAAACGAAAAGCCGCTCTTCGATGTCTGGCCGCTCGTGATTACCGAAAACAACCATATTAACGATTCCCTTGGCCACGTGGAACACCCGAGCGATATCGACTCGATGTCTAGGAATCCGGAATTGTTCGATAACGGCTTCAAGATGACGGGTGGTGATACCGCTTTGTTCTGGCTCGACAAGGACTCTACGGACTTGATGCGAGTCATGATTCGCGCGAATGTCGTGCTTGACTGCGAAAATGGTGAGTATATCTGCGGCCAGGATTCCATGTACTGGGTGTACATGACGTATGGCGATACGACCCTCAAGACTGTCTATACAGACTTGAAGATTCCTGTCAAGCTGATTGACTTGAACGAACCGCCTAAGATTCTGACCGATACCATCGGTGTTGATGAAAACTCGCCGAAGGGTACCGTTGTCGATACGATCAAGTGGGATGACATTGACCGCTTCGATTCTGTGATGACCTTCAAGATTGTTGACGATCCGATTGGCTGCTTCGAAATCGATTCGAAGACGGGTGTCGTGACTATCAGCGATAGCAAGTGCCCGGGTCTTGACTTCGAAAAGAATCCGACGATCGACCTCAAGGTATCTATCACTGACATGGTGAATATTCCGGATAGCTTGTACGACGAAAAGTGTAAGTGCCAGTTGATCTCGGCTAAGGATGGACCGATTACGGTCACGAAGACTGTCAAGGTCAACATTCACGACGTGAACGAACCGCCTTCCATTACGGATAAGACGATCACGGTGAAGGAAGACACCAAGCCGGGTACGGTTATCGATACCGTGCGTGCAACCGATCCGGATAAGGATCCGAAGAAGCGCGAACTGACTTATACGCTGATCGACGGTGATACGACCACCTTCAAGATTGACCCGAAGTCGGGTGCCTTGACCTTGATCGATTCCCTCGACTACGAAACCAAGAACAGCTACTACGTGACTGTCCAGGTGGATGACGGTGAATTCGCCGATACCGCCAAGGTCAAGATCAATATCAGTAACATCGAAGAATGGACCAACGTCAAGATTACGGAAGCAAGTTCCGATAAGAAGACTTGGGAAGATCCTGAAACGATTTACACCAACCATCCGATCCGCGAAATCTGCTGGAACCAAGATGGTTACGATACTTGCATGACTGATCTGAACATTGCGAAGGATTCTGTTGTGGTCATTTCTTGGAAGAACCCGGCCAAGGACCATGCGGGTAGCGATACGGTAAGAATCTACTTCAGCGACGCTATTCCGGCTGTGACCGTGACTGGCAAGCCCACGCTGGTTGATGCAGAAAACGTGTTTACTCTTGTGGAAGACATGGAAGGCGACACCAACATCTACATCAATACGATGAAGGATTCTATCTGGGTGTCCATTAAGGATCCTGCCGGTAAGAAGGATACTTCCTTTGCTATCGAAGTGAACCTTGATCCGGTTACCGTTTCTCAGGGTACACTCGATAAGGTTAGCAAGATTGCCGATTCCAAGCTGATGCGCGATGAAACCGGCAAGAAGGTGACCGAAACTCCGGTGAACTCCGACATGATCAAGTTCTCTTACAAGGAAATCGTTGGCCAGGACACCGTGACGATTTCTTACCTGACCGACAAGAAGGGTAACCCCGTCAAGGTGCCGGTGATCAACGACAAGGGCAAGGTTGACTCTGTCGAAGTGATTACCGTGACCTACAAGACCAGGGTCGGCGGCAACAATGGTAAGGACGTCGAAGTTTCTTACCAGGCTGACGCTTTGACTGGTGAAATCTTCGTGAAGGGTCCGTCTGGCGAACTAATGGAACAGGGTGCTTCCAAGACCGTGTTTGCTCCTACCGAAAAGGATTCTTCCAAGACTACCAGCCGTTACACGACCAACGAAGGTATGTTTACGATTACCACGACGACCAGGGATGCCCTTGGCAACGACAGGACGATTTCGTACTTCGTCGACAAGAAGGGCAACGCGGTCAAGAGCCCCGAAGGCGATATGGGCTTCTCTGTGACCTACACCTACGAAAACAAGTATGGCAACGTCGCAACGGAATCCGTATTCATCGTGGTTGACCAGGTGCTTCCGAAGGTGGAAATCCTTTCGCCGACCAACAAGGAAATTATCCGCTCGAACTCTGTGCAGGTTGTCTGGACTGTTGACGGTGTCATTCAGGATACCTTGACGCTCCAGGGTCTCTCTAAGGGTCCGAACCCGATTATCCGTATCTACCGCGACAAGGCCGGTAACGAAGCCTCTGCTACGGTGTATGTGTACATGAAGGACAGCAAGGATGTTGACATTTCTGTTGAACAGCCGGTGACCGAGATCTCGAGAGAAAAGATCGAAGAATACTATGCTATCAACCCGCCTGAAAAGGGTGAAACCTTTGCTGTGAGCATCAGGAACCCGACTACGGGCGAAGAAGTGGAAACCTTGATTGGTGGCGACTTCAAGACCAAGGAAGGTAGCGGTAAGGAACCGTATCCGGGTGCATCCGGATCCAAGCACTTGGGCCCGACCCTCGCTATGGATATCAAGGTGCCGGTGATCGACGCTATTTCTGGCCTCGCAACGCTCGACGACTTGATTACTCCGGATGGAATGATCGCTCTCGAACGTACGAACTCCAAGAAGAGCCACAAGATCACTGTTGAAGAATACGTTGAAGAATACTGCGAAGACGGCTTCAAGATCGGTAGCGATGCAAGCAAGGTGAACCTGTTTGACATCAAGCTGAACGCCAAGATCTGGGTCTACACCTCGCTGGGCAACTTCGTGGATTACTTCAGCTTCACTCAGGAACTGAATGACCCGAGCTTCACGGATGACGCCGGTCTCCTTGAAATGTACTTCGAAATGAAACCGGATAAGGACGGCTTTGTAAGGGCTGACAATGGCAAGCAGTATGCTACCGGCGCCTTCGTCTACAAGGTTCAGGCCAATATCCGTTCCAAGGCTCGTTGTACGATTCCGGACGGCACCTACGATCCGGATCACAACAAGGGTGATGGCTACGGCGAAACCACCAAGCGCAAGGGTGACGTTGTCAAGAACAGCGACGAACTCTTGAAGTCCTTCGGTTACCGTCGTCCGAAAAACAAGTAAGTTGAATAATTGAAAATGTAGGAGATGCCCGCCAATGAACAGCGGGCATTTCCTATTTATACAGAAAATTTCTAAGTTCTAAGTATGAGTATTGAAGAACGTTCTACACTGGTATATTCGACGGCTCTTGGTGGTCGTGTCAAGCAAGAAAAACCTAAGGCGGAGCGCCCCCAGGGTGACGGCGTGGTCCGTATTCTTTTAAAGCGTTTGGGTGGCGGTAAAATGGCGAGCGTGGTGACCGGAGTGCCTTTGGATGAACCCGAACTCAAGGAACTTGGCCGTGAACTCAAGCAAAAGTGCGGGGTAGGCGGCTCTGTCAAGGATTTTGCCATCGAAATCCAGGGTGACAAGCGCAATCTGCTTAAAACGGAGCTGGAAAAGCGTGGGTACACGGTAAAGCTTGCTGGTGGCTAGAAATAGCGGCTCGGGGGGAGATTGATTTATATCA
This genomic window from Fibrobacter sp. UWT2 contains:
- a CDS encoding translation initiation factor (involved in start site selection during the initiation of translation), producing the protein MSIEERSTLVYSTALGGRVKQEKPKAERPQGDGVVRILLKRLGGGKMASVVTGVPLDEPELKELGRELKQKCGVGGSVKDFAIEIQGDKRNLLKTELEKRGYTVKLAGG
- a CDS encoding cadherin repeat domain-containing protein; this translates as MWFGKSIMKKLGLALALAVPAFAADLEPFHFANGGSTHESQQDYWEEMMKYKVFGEKGISFIGGNIRVTDTVGWFGTAKGNFDMSGNNVHIVGGPIMIGGNIILGDGDDAFSTGPVRVTESIVKQGNFGGTNVLKGTQCIQGTIPALYEKAVVGNLYTDDTDVTGKTGGKSGSYGDCPVKEVPQFHQDLTIPEFQYPSSYTLHDAISMNNSVGVIDVPKGSGQYDYYIKGLSFSNVSVLVVRMPKGGRLTRVLVQNNIEFGTAHPKVRIVYMDEDVAWVGNDQTGHWDAAYGYDGEQNVDVTYNGQTQTVTSSKWHVDHSTTLENKDYGGELLIYTPGKIHWGALTPVDSMQGSFIAGDSIIIEQQMTLAGQLLAKFVQINANFDGSGFRFVPYDNPKVKLPKAADDSEYLIEGIPNVVKIQLDKPSKLKIDFNYCFQFEGSKTDLTSGLASRDDIQNSDIPLYNASTGKCATSKPGSFEIGETSMSTPITLTATKDEYTPEGKGLDRLETFKIWITGLTGATLEDGSHDGFIVLTIKDVGGPQFNDDVKKYNVKENTGKNIVFDSIPIKNVKVDVADGDKFDLVIDGDDATAAQTLFNFELVKEARNDPDVYDTAYIKMSVKSALDYEALTKNSKNSFKVTFRLKNDATVTDSTTRTINVLDVNEVPTIDRIYDPKLALTAGAFDTLKIKEKSKLGDTVGFVNAVDPDVYNAVSFGHLAFSIVETGIPFTMNDSVIVVNDASKMNYETKDSVYTFTVKVDNCEMATNGSWTKNCLTTSHKVTVKIVNVPEDPVLECFTDDLDCAGPYTAIENSKIDSVIHAFHVADPDIGQLATLKASIADTKTGGKAADYFKAVISHDTLNIKVKSNIDYEKVESEYVVKITVTDADSKSVSITRTISIKDVNEKPTVDSLDRKNDGYTGTAARDKFTLYPKENLKVNDPVGIVRTTDPDVLNADFRHSTFSIVEDASNPVPFTMKGTQDSTIYVNDASKMNHEDNVVYKFTVKVQNCEKASDNSWTKNCLETTQLVTVRIQNVPEGPTIECKDTDTPEECNGPYYVKENSAATTVVHEFIVKDPDLGQIATMTPSLKDNTTGGKAADFFDAIMKDDTLKIVVKSNIDYEKDPKTFNVKVTVTDADGKTDYIDREIYIVDVNEKPAVADTTLTIKENLANGKVAGTVSASDLDKINIKAFAHLEYEILPIPGETIPFKMDSNKIVVTDASALNYEALKPDTTFTFKVRVTNCPIDSSTWNAEKPSYPRTDDCLFDEASVLLSVTDVPETTIIIPDCKGDSCTECTGPDCHDIVDSLCKGPNCTGVHTHDSVLTLAVEENVPTGYKIIDYLVADEDVGTGHKDSLYAYFKNTNASGADSLFKIYMQKVGGKWRVVVAVKDGSKLDYETVSDIHKLTIYVSDPEDPAGMGDSIRRIIEVVDVNEAPSAKDADLKPEENLPKGTVVGKLDVTEPDIKHVKEFGHLEYSIIGKDSTYAFVMDSNKVVVNDPTKMDYELAVHKYVFNVLISNCELNASSGKYDGACLYDTAKVTVDIQDVNEKPTIIVDGPVPDGDDDSDTLCVAVCDTTDRGVKSKDSILTIGIRENPDNPNGTKKIVTPTGMILFQYHVADEDTNHATGAKVTWFDAGTTIPGVSTKGSDLFTIAYDSVKHVITVRVKDEKLLDYETLRNATSRDDPDPEYTMGIVVTDPKGLADTLYRKIRVTDENEKPLFDVWPLVITENNHINDSLGHVEHPSDIDSMSRNPELFDNGFKMTGGDTALFWLDKDSTDLMRVMIRANVVLDCENGEYICGQDSMYWVYMTYGDTTLKTVYTDLKIPVKLIDLNEPPKILTDTIGVDENSPKGTVVDTIKWDDIDRFDSVMTFKIVDDPIGCFEIDSKTGVVTISDSKCPGLDFEKNPTIDLKVSITDMVNIPDSLYDEKCKCQLISAKDGPITVTKTVKVNIHDVNEPPSITDKTITVKEDTKPGTVIDTVRATDPDKDPKKRELTYTLIDGDTTTFKIDPKSGALTLIDSLDYETKNSYYVTVQVDDGEFADTAKVKINISNIEEWTNVKITEASSDKKTWEDPETIYTNHPIREICWNQDGYDTCMTDLNIAKDSVVVISWKNPAKDHAGSDTVRIYFSDAIPAVTVTGKPTLVDAENVFTLVEDMEGDTNIYINTMKDSIWVSIKDPAGKKDTSFAIEVNLDPVTVSQGTLDKVSKIADSKLMRDETGKKVTETPVNSDMIKFSYKEIVGQDTVTISYLTDKKGNPVKVPVINDKGKVDSVEVITVTYKTRVGGNNGKDVEVSYQADALTGEIFVKGPSGELMEQGASKTVFAPTEKDSSKTTSRYTTNEGMFTITTTTRDALGNDRTISYFVDKKGNAVKSPEGDMGFSVTYTYENKYGNVATESVFIVVDQVLPKVEILSPTNKEIIRSNSVQVVWTVDGVIQDTLTLQGLSKGPNPIIRIYRDKAGNEASATVYVYMKDSKDVDISVEQPVTEISREKIEEYYAINPPEKGETFAVSIRNPTTGEEVETLIGGDFKTKEGSGKEPYPGASGSKHLGPTLAMDIKVPVIDAISGLATLDDLITPDGMIALERTNSKKSHKITVEEYVEEYCEDGFKIGSDASKVNLFDIKLNAKIWVYTSLGNFVDYFSFTQELNDPSFTDDAGLLEMYFEMKPDKDGFVRADNGKQYATGAFVYKVQANIRSKARCTIPDGTYDPDHNKGDGYGETTKRKGDVVKNSDELLKSFGYRRPKNK